A stretch of DNA from Ctenopharyngodon idella isolate HZGC_01 chromosome 6, HZGC01, whole genome shotgun sequence:
TTTGGTGATATAGATGAAGACACTTTGCAGTTATACACACTGTCCTTTGCTGCTTTGAATGGAAATACTAGTAGTAGATATCTTAAATGTGtctgaactattcatttaacaTTGAATGTAGAATATTTCTTAAATGTGATGCTAATTAGCATAACTAATAAGTTATGCTAATTGGTTAGATTGCACATACGAACACTAGCCCTGTACCCTATTTCTGTTACAGTATCTTGGTTCTCGAGCACCAGAACCAGTGAAGAAAAAAGTTTTAGAAATGATGTACAGCTGGACTCTGAGTTTACCAGAGGAGACAAAGATTTCTGATGCTTATCAGATGCTTAAGAAACAAGGTAACGTGATGTGCAGGGCCCTCACTTCTCATAAATAACATACATATTTAGCTACGTCTCACAGCTGATATATGTATTTTCAATAGACATATTGACATTTGTATTTTCATGAATGCTGTTAAAAGTTACGGTAAGCAAACATGATGTGCAATGCAtatgtttaaaacaataaagTTCTCTTGTTGGACTCGTTGTGTTGATGTTGTCATTTTGTGTTGTGGACTCTGTTAATACATAGGCTACATTGTTCATGTAACTGATCTGCATTTCTTTCCAGGTATTATTAAACAGGATCCAGATCTTCCTGATGATAAGCCCTGTCCTCCTCCACCGCCCAGGCCCAAAAACGCCATTTTTGAGGATGAGGAGAAATCAAAGGTAGTTGAGATGCAGTAATGCagtttaaattaatgatttgtTACTATTTCCTATTATGACTTTACTATGTGTACTGTGATTAAAACCTAAGAAGGATTCAGGAATTCAACCTGACTTATGTGACATGCACAAAACTATTGCTAAGATGTTTGTAAACTCTGAGCCAGTTAAAGATTTTAAGATAAGTCCAGGTGCATTTTCtcttaatgttttcttttctctgtcctgtactttctctcttcctctgaTTCAACAGATGTTGTCCCGTCTTCTGAATAGCTCTCATCCAGAGGACCTGCGGGCAGCAAATAAACTCATCAAAGAAATGGTTCAGGAGGTGAGTagatgtgtatgtatatgtctTAGATATTTCAGTAACTCTGAAGTTCTTAGCTCTTAGTGTCTATTTCCCAGAACAGCAATGTGAAACAAATGATACAAAATGCCAACAAATGGTCTATTCACACCAAAAGCAAAACAAGTATCTGTCAGTCTAAACAAAAAACTAATTCATGTGAATACAATAGATGCTGCAACGCAGAATTCACCTTTCAGTTGAACTGTCAGAAGGATAGAAGCAGGAAATGCAAGTTCAattttagcacaaaaaaaaCCCTTCACATTAGGGCTTGGCGACACAGCTAAACAATTTATCAcgatataatattttatattgttcagtatcgataattattgaaaattttaataacctaaaaaaaaaaaaaaaaaaagaccagtaggaaaaaaaagtttgaatttaaccaatacatttttaattaaggcaaacaacaaataatttaaaaaaaaataaataaataaataaaatgtaaacaaatttttcttatattttatatgaatattaaataaataagtgttaaagaaacTAAGAGCTgtacaattctggataaattgagaaacttttttgttttaaactgagatcacgattctgaatGACAACTAAACGTAATaagtaatttactagaggttctgacaaaatatgaattgctgcagtgttttttttttacgtttttaatttatttgcattaattatttaaaaaaaaatctgtttgaataaatgattgaATGACTCGCTCAAATACTCCTGTTTtcttactggatgaatcagtgtatttgaaagaatctgttgaatgatTCAACgtggtgaaacaatgtaatcaATAAATGCGCCGTTTTCAGTgccaagtttctttcaaaagctgatttgCTCAATTTTGATTGATAACGTAGACattagtgtttatatctgaactataaacttttatctcagtacttctgtgataatttgaatatttgtaacgcacagaaataaagatactgtgtggttgaaaacactgcagcTGTTagacatgacaactgctctctcaagacaaactttgaagtagatcaaCTATAAGACATAAGGAAaccatgtcttttttttattcacaatctcctcGTCGCCGTCAGGTACAGCACTCAttgtcatgtgtttgtgtgttctgattCCACGTGGCGATTGCGCAACTGAACTACACAGCAATTTGTTTGCGTGTCACTCGTAGCACATCGGTTTGTGACCCAGGGACGGAGCGAGCTTGAGAGTCGTTGATGCAACcgaacttcatgtctgtttacattttaacacatttaagtgaaactatattgagagttatatcgaacattttttctatcgttatcgattaagacgtaccgtcgataaatatcgataccgCTTTGTTGGAAAAAACGGAAACGTAGTTTCCATCCAAGTTGATGTTTATTAAAACAGGTGTGcaaaatgtgcaaataaataGGGTTAAGAGCACTGACTATGTTCTGACACATGTGATGTGGTGTGTGATGGAGAGACCTCGAAGGAAGTTGTCTTCCATCACTGTTTTGTGTTCCTATTGTTCTtatgcattttataatatttacgTGAGGTTTGCTGGTTTATATTTCCTGTTTTAGCTGAGTGGGCATGGCCTTAATGGAAGCACAAAATTGTAGAGGAACGCTCCTTATAGTTAATTTATGGAAATGTTTGTGCAAATTTATGTTTTGGGTTTATCTAGGGCTGCCCAATAttgaaaaaaactgacattgatgacagaattttcctttttgggtgaactatcccttataatgacacagacagcagcaggaaaattaggctgctgtcactttaagacctaatgcaccGATTCAATATAATGATATGCATCCTTTTCACTTTCTTAATTGTCTATGTTCACGTAAGCCATAAACGACTGTGTTACTCGTAGATACGgtcattttgtcataattttgcaTGCATGtgtccattcaagcacaaataaatacgaaagagaactgaattctgtTTACGCATTGTGCgcgcacagaaaacagcatgcCAGTTCcgcattgagttctctttcatgattcaaatggtttaaaatcacttgaatgtttaaactgacgggacctaaaacaaatgcaaatgataaacttttacTCTATGATGGCTTAAACTTTGCAGTTAATCCACACCATGATGCCTGGTCTGTACCTTGCGTTACTCTCGATTtccgttttattttgtagaaaccatggaaacaccgaagacactttaataaatgttttattagacaggtgaccAACTGTTTGGACAAGAAAACTAACCATTGTTATATATAGCTCTAcccagtaagtcttattgtttgaatcttgttttcttgatttaccgctaGTACCATgatttaccatgcctaatatcgacctagcttactgcagtgtgcaacaagtgctCATtgtagccgccgagcgaacacacagagtagcattataacaacttttaccacacaaatgtatctaagatgataaaacagtgctgagttaccccacatacgcatgacccgaagaagcagaaacagtcgtctgcggcataataaaagctccactgctctcgagccaTGTATTGCGCTTGTCTCTCgttagcaatcactccagcggtTTTCAGccccaccctgcttcatactatagttatgttaataaatctttaatacattagctcatccatgaatatgatttctgcttGAGTCCCATCTGATTCTTTTCTACTGGCTATAGAattgaagacaacacctcccatgatttcgcgaaatcaaggcgttatcaagctacgcctttgttttgaataagcaaccTCTAACaacgaaaaattacatattgtgcctttaagcatcttatgtatttatttattaatcatatGATGAGCAAGagttaacataaaaaaaattgtatattcCAGTTGGTAAGAGTGGGAAAGATGGCTGTCACTAGTCGCAAGGGACTAGAGAACGAATTGTGTTTTTAGAGTAAATTTGAGCAAGGTTATTGTAGCGCTGCTTGACTGCAGCAAAACTCCAGCCTTAATTGCTGAAGAGGGGAATTGCTACAGTTTTTAGTACCTAGTAGTTCTAGTTTTTagacagtttttattaataaccttttattcatttaCCATATTTATTTGCACATGCTTGTAATAAGCATCTTTTTGGACGACAACATCGCTCCCATATTTACATCTAGGTGTGATTCTTCTTGTGACTGCTTGGGTACCTatcataaacatcttttatgttttTCTAGTATGGTGGAATTTTAATCATCCAAGGTCAGCAACAAAAGTATTGGTACGTGAAGTGAGAAAGCCCATAAAGCAATAAactcaaaataatacattatcattgttaataaattatgacaataaatatcatatatttaAGCATGTCCTATTTAGtcttgaaaaaaattaaataaaatcactttCTTGATAGATTGTAATAGATTAAAGCTCAAAGTATACTTAAGTTTTGATGCGTACACGAACACAGGCGCTTGACCACTGCGCAGTAGAAAGTTTCATCCTTGTTCATTGTCTGCGCTGTTTCTCTCGGGAAGTTATCacagataaaatatttttaaaaatatcttttcatttgtttaaaCTAGAGTTGTAGGTATCTTTTAGTCCCCTCAGTGCTCATCAATGCAGGTGTCTATTGTTGTAGTTTGTCTCCtgtagttttttgttgttgttctttggtcttattgtttttgtttgttttttttgttttttttattatgaaacaaTAAGCCTGGGCAGTGTTGCTACCTTGTGGGCTAACTaataagtgcaaaaaaaaaaaaaaaactcaaggcACATGTGTTAGCTGAACGTATTTAGTCAAATATGGTATGCGTAATATGGTATTAGGGTATGCATGTTTAGACAAATCTGACTGAGCTTACTAGGCTGATGATGAAATCTGCGTCATGCACACTTTATGCATACCCTAGCATACACATAAAAAGCGAAGTATACTTTtgataattgtattttttttaaatgttgaaagAGTGAGTCTGTAATCACTGCTTTTTTTATTGCACAGTACCTTTTTTGAGCTTTTGCGTAAGCTCTGAGGATCTGCTCTGTGTAATGCATACAGTGTGCTTTCAGGATCAGAAGCGTATGGAGAAGGTGTCGAAAAGGGTGAATGCTATTCAGGAAGTAAAGGAGAGTGTTGGGCTTCTCACACAGCTACTGGGAGATTACAACAAAGAGAGCAGCTCACATAGTAACGAGGAGCTCATTAAGGTCTGTAACACACCAGCACAACCACGCACATACCAGCAAAACAGCCTGTCACACTCCTGAAATGGCAGTGGTGGATTTAGAACTATTGTGTCACTGAACACAATCATAGCAggaaagacatttttttattgaatatttactATATGTTAAATAGTGCTGTATGATCTTTGTTGTGTCTTTGTAGGATCTGTACCAGCGCTGTGAGAAAATGAGACCCACTCTGTTCAGACTGGCCAGTGATACTGAGGATAACGATGAAGCTCTTGGTAAGGCATACAGGTCGAAGGGCAAAACCTATAATATCACAAATGGAGCCCTTGAATTGATGAATAGAGtcaatttctgacactgtctttGTTTATGTGTTTGTCTACAGCTGAGATCTTACAGGCAAATGACAGCTTAACACAGGTGATCAATCTGTACAGGCAGCTAGTGAAGGGGGAAGAGGTGAATGGAGACACCAGCAATACAGCCGGACTCCCAGGTACAGCACAGATGTCAGCCATGAGCTTAGAGATGTTGAGCCTCATAGAAATAGTCATAAAAGATTGTTAAAGGGGTACTTTAccgctggcaaaatgggctttcaataaaacttgtatGCCTATGCAGTAGAAAGGccaaatattattttgaaatctGTGCTACCTAAATcgagaaaacaaagaaaaaaggctgttgtcttccTATTTGCCAAATATGTAgcaaaacttcaacacccataattcACTGGCATGTTGccgtccaaggccactcccaccagtctgctcTGGATAGGCTTGACCAGATTCAAATATTGCCTCACTTTAGTAGAAAATACTGCTAAGTAAACTTTTACAATAACTGCTCTGTTAATAACCCACTGTTGATCCTACTGATGCTACTGGTGGGGATGAAAAAATGCGGAAGTATAACTGTATTCACAAAAGCCCTAGAACTGTCAAAAGTCCGCTAGATGATGCGTTTTAATTTACACATACTACCGACATTGTAACAATTTGAAGTGGGTTCAAAATCAGCAAAGCTACACtttaaggggttagttcaccccaaaacgaaaattctgtcattaattactcatcctcatgtcgttccaaacctgttagactttcgttcttcttcagaacacagatgaagatctttttgatgacagaatgctgtcagatttccttctattgactgcctttgtaactaccactttgacgcttcaaaaacttctAAAATTGATTGGAAAACTAATCAATATGAATTGAGCCATTTagtatgatgaacagatttaattttatgCTTTTACTGGCATGTAAActttgatcagcgaacataagcagaagctcagcCTAACatgaataacgcacaagaacaTACCTCttcctgaagctcaaacgtgctgcgtaacacatgagaatgaaccacGTTGATTACGccgcatgtttgagcttccggaagaggtatGTTCTTTTGCGTTATTCaagttaggttgagcttctgctcaACCTAGAACATACCTCTTccctgaagctcaaacgtgctgcgtaacacataagaatgaacctcattggttacgctgcacgtttgagcttccggaagagttATGTTCTTTTGCATTATTCaagttaggttgagcttctgcttatgtttgccgatcaatgtttacatgccagtaaaagcctaaattaaatctattcatCATAACAAGTaatcgattctcttcagaaaatttggactaaaccgcttgattcatatggattagctttccgatctctttatgaactttgaAGTATCATAGTGGTAGTTACAAAGGGagtctatggaaggaaatctgacagcattccgTCATCAAAAAGTCGAAAGTCtgacgggtttggaacgacatgaggatgagtaattaatgacagaaatttcattttgggctgaactaaccctttaatggagTGTCTCAGTTTGCTGTGGACCTTGTTCTTTGGGTTTATAAATTATTGTGTAATAGAGTACCCACTAATGGTTAATTCCTACATTATTTCTAAAGTGTGATTGGATACTCTTGTGTTCATAGGCAGCAGTACCGCTTTGTTGGACCTGACAGGACTGGACACTTCCCTTTCGGCTCAGTCTTTCTCTGAATTTCCCTCTCAGACACCATCTTCACATGAGCTGGGCATCAGCCTTCTGGATGATGAGCTTATGTCCCTGGGTAAGAAATTTGTGATGACACTTTGCCATGTACTATATTTTGTATTCTTGTGAATTGAGGCATATGAAGGATTGCATGAAAAGTGGGTGGACTTAACCCTAAAATGCATGAcccaaaaaaaaacctaaataaatgcataaaaaggtcaaaattaccTGTCCTGGATTTCACTGGTTTTCTTTTAAGAAAAGCCctcctttttgtttttattgtcagtGTAATGAAATCCTTTAAGAAATGTATAGAAGAGTACAcaccagtgttaatttcgttgacgAATAATTTTCATCATAGTTTTCATCAACGACATTTTTTCATGGACGAAAACGAGATGATGActacataaaaatgtgttttgaatgacaaaaactGTGACTAAAATCTACTCTAATACATTATTTCTCTTGATACAGTAAGTGCAGTAACAAGAGTATGTGTGACTTAACATGCTCATGTTTGTAACTCTGTTTCAGGCTTGTCTGAAGTCAATTCTAACCTGGCACATTCCCAATCTGGAGATGCTATGACGTGGAATACTTTTCAGGTGTGCATGTGTTGACTAATTTATCTAGATTTGTTTTCCAATTGTTGTTGTGGGCTGGTACACAAGCAGTATGGAGTGCTATTCTAATAACAGTACCAGGAATTATTTATTGTACCTCCAGGTCTTATAACATGGAACATgttgtgaaattatttttttaatcattaaaggTAAAgcatgtaagattttttaagttaaaatagATTTTCTTAACacagtttattgttcattgactactAACAGTATTCCATTCATGCGTTTATCTCCcccaaaagtgtaaacattgagcCTCCCAGGCACCATCAAAAAACACTGAGAGCGGTCCACATAGATCTGTCAGTCCCTTTCCAGCTCAACCTATAGTGAAAGTTTGGGCTGTGGCTACTGTAGTAGGTGGAGCACGTGTCACATGGGAAAAGAAATCAGCTTACAGAAGTGTAAGCCAAAATTCATTGCATTTAGACCTTTAAAGATTAAATAGGTCATGAACATATCAAAGTGAACGGGGCATTACAATGGATGCTTCAATACCATACAGCATCATCATGTACCCGTTCAGAAAGACAAATgtacagtacctgtcaaaagtttagaaacattacaatttttttatgtttttgaaagacgtctcttatgctcaccaaggctgcatttatttaaacaaaaatacagtaaaaacagaaatattgtgtaatattattacaaattaaaagaattgtgtgctatttgaatatattttaaaatctaattactcctgtgatggcaaagctgaattttcagcatcattacttcagattcagtgtcacatgatccttcagaaatcattctaatatgctgatttggtgctcaggtaacatttgttattatcagtgttgagaacagttgtgctccttaacatttttgtggaaacttttttcaggattagtTGATGTCGAATAGAAtgttcaatgaacagcatttatttgcaaatgcatttgttaaatttattaaagcatttattaaatagaaataccattataacattataaatgtcttcaccgtcacttttgatcaatttaatgcatccttgaggaataaaagtattgatttctctctctttcttttaatCTTACCACAAATGATACCATTgtatcattgtttccacaaaaatgttaagcagcaaaaactgttttcgacattgataataataaatgttttttgagcagcaaatcatcatattagaatgatttctgaaggatcatgtggcactgaagactggagtaatgatgctgaaaattcagctttgtcattacaggaatgaattacatttttaaatgtattaaaatagaaaacaattatttttaaattgtaataatatttcacaatattcttttaaaaacaaattgtattgtttccaaacttttgacaggtactgtgccagtttataatgtttacTCAACCTCACACAGCTGTGGCGCatcatgtcaaaaaaaaaaaaggcaccaTTTCAGaaccattttattattatatcacaACAAGCTTACATTATATCCTGTGTCttttagttaaaaatatatataggcagtgcatgtaaacaaaaaagTATAACAGAAGCATTTAATCTAATgcagaacaaacaaaaaaatcgcCATTAGACTGTCCCAGTTAACGTACAGTACAAAACATATCAGTACAAAACTAGCCATAATCTGTAATAGTAATCGTGTTTATATTGTTTCACATGTTCTTGTTGATAAAACATCCATGTATCCACATTTTTGGGCGAAAGTCGCCTTCTTAAGGCTAATTCACACTGCACTGACAGACACAAACCAATGCTGACAGTCAATGGATTGCAGTACGTTACCTCATTCCAAGACCCGACAAATGCTGATTCAACATGTTCAATTGGCGAAAACAAGCTCTGACCGTTGCCAacaggggtaacacactgatccgaCAAAACCCAGCGAACATGTCTGTTGCCGCTGGCCCGTGTATGCTAGGGTTGAGAATGTTTAGGCACCTTGCAGTCTGATTTCAAACGACGTTTCAAAACgtttcaaatttattttaattatatttaatatattttaatttaattataattaagatGCATCagagaatttatttttaattttatttatttatttatttttccccttCCTTCCCCTAGTATCTGTCagtgcggtgtgaattggcctttttTAGTCTGTTAACAATAAGGCCGGCTTCAGAGAAAATGCACTTTGCTGGCACTGACGTTGCAGGAACATACAGAAGGCGGTTTGATAAGTGGCACAGCCTCTTGAGTGACTTGTCAACAACCCACCACTATtcaattatgaaaatgttttgattttcaCATTCCTAGTCTGTTGATGACTTGGGTAAATGTCATTTGGATCCCTGCTTACCATAACACTTCAAGGTTTTGTTAGTCATCAGAGTCTGTGGACGCACCCGTTACGCCAGTCCCTGCAGTGCTGTTGCCAGTGGCAAGTGCTACCAAGACGCCTGTTACTCCCCCTGTGACATCCACTAAATCCCTAGACGAGTTAGACCTGTTGGGTAAAACCCTGCTGCAGCAGTCTCTACCCCCAGAAAATCTTCAGTTCAAATGGTAAGTGTATACCTATTTCCATTGTTACGTTAATTTAGCGAAACTTATTAAAAATGGTTGTTCTTAAggccattaaagggatagttcaccaaaaaattaaaattttgtcattaattactcaccctcatgtcgttccaaacccataagactttctttcatctttggaaaacaaatgaagatctttttgatgaaatctgagagctttctgtcccttcatagaCTGCCATATgcaacgcttcaaaaagtttataaagagattgtaaaactaatccatatgaattgagcggtttagttcaaattttctggagagacacgattgctttatatgagaagattgaatttaggcttttaattcagtttttgtaaacagaagctcaagcatgtttgtttgacatgcgagaaccaataaggttcattctcgtgtgttacgaaGCACATTTTaacttccggaagaggtttgttcttgcgcatcaagcaggttcgtttgaacctttttttatgtttgctgctctgtgaataaaagcctaaattaaatcttttcatcatataaagtggttgagtctcttcagaaaatttggactaaaccactcaattcatatggattagttttgcaatctctttatgaactttttgaagcatcaaagtgtcagaaagatcttcatttgtgttccgaagatgaatgaaagtcttgcgggattggaacgacatgagggtgagtaattaatgagaacTTTTGTgtgtgaactttccctttaatatGAATGATTGGAAAATATTTGcttgttaataaatgtaaagattATGGAGAACTGTCAGATTAATATTcatggtttaaaaatacatcagGCTATATCAGTGCAACAAATATACATTGCAACTTTTTCAACAGGGACAAACTTCAGTCTCAGTCCAAACCCACACTACGAGACCTTCAGATCAAATCTGGAAACAACTCCGCTACAACCCCCAGTCCTGTGTTGGCCTTTTCCGCTGAGCCAGGAGCTCTCCTGAACTCACAGCTCACAGCAGGCATCACTCCAGCCTCTACCCCTCAGGATGACATATCATTGGTGAATCTGACTGTGCCCCTGGAGTCTATCAAACCTAGTAAGACTTAGGgcagactttttttaaaaataatagttcacccaaaaatgagaattgtcTCTCCTTTTTTATCATGTCTTTTCAAACCTTGTACATAAAATCAGAACAT
This window harbors:
- the gga1 gene encoding ADP-ribosylation factor-binding protein GGA1, with the protein product MAAPPDEQSLESRINKATNPLNREADWESIQLFCDQLSNEPEGPQLATRLLAHKIQSPQEWEAMQALTVLETCVKNCGKRFHNEVGKFRFLNELIKVVSPKYLGSRAPEPVKKKVLEMMYSWTLSLPEETKISDAYQMLKKQGIIKQDPDLPDDKPCPPPPPRPKNAIFEDEEKSKMLSRLLNSSHPEDLRAANKLIKEMVQEDQKRMEKVSKRVNAIQEVKESVGLLTQLLGDYNKESSSHSNEELIKDLYQRCEKMRPTLFRLASDTEDNDEALAEILQANDSLTQVINLYRQLVKGEEVNGDTSNTAGLPGSSTALLDLTGLDTSLSAQSFSEFPSQTPSSHELGISLLDDELMSLGLSEVNSNLAHSQSGDAMTWNTFQSSESVDAPVTPVPAVLLPVASATKTPVTPPVTSTKSLDELDLLGKTLLQQSLPPENLQFKWDKLQSQSKPTLRDLQIKSGNNSATTPSPVLAFSAEPGALLNSQLTAGITPASTPQDDISLVNLTVPLESIKPSSLLPVTIFDKHSLRVLFHFARDSPPARPDVLVVIISMLSSAPVPISNVRFQAAVPKTMRVKLQPPSGSDLPAFNPLLPPAAITQVLLLANPHKEKVRLRYKLTFDLGEESHDESGDVEQFPPPESWGNL